A single genomic interval of Xyrauchen texanus isolate HMW12.3.18 chromosome 40, RBS_HiC_50CHRs, whole genome shotgun sequence harbors:
- the LOC127633498 gene encoding palmitoyltransferase ZDHHC6-like yields the protein MNILSALIGFENLHEVKRLFHWGPIIALTVIGVCSSMAVLDSIIWYWPLDTIGGSINFIMLINWTVLILYNYFNAMFVGPGYLPLEWKPEKQQNIMYLQFCKLCQGYKAPRSHHCRKCNRCVMKMDHHCPWINNCCGHLNHAYFTSFLLLAPLGCVHAAFIFVMTMYTQIYDRISFGWSTVKIDMGAARYIHHPIMPFSIAAFAATLFALGLALGTTIAVGMLFFIQMKVILRNKTSIEVWIEEKAKDRIQYYQTGEEFIFPYDLGSRLENFKQVFTWSGTHVGDGIEWPVHEMCHQYTLTIEQLKQKHDKRQRSVEYRVVEDYNGACCPLGKGLNTFFRTPCTEEPRIKLTKGETIFATRGTKWWMYGDKVLNEEQAKAEVCIKGWFPRRCVEKCHYGSTNDSTSEEKKEQ from the exons ATGAACATTCTATCAGCTTTAATTGGGTTTGAGAACCTCCATGAGGTCAAGAGGCTTTTTCACTGGGGTCCCATCATCGCTCTGACAGTCATCGGTGTGTGCTCCTCCATGGCCGTACTGGATTCCATTATCTGGTACTGGCCACTGGACACCATTGGAGGCAGCATCAACTTCATTATGCTCATTAACTGGACTGTGCTCATTCTTTACAACTACTTTAATGCCATGTTTGTGGGCCCTGGGTACCTTCCTCTTGAGTGGAAACCG GAAAAGCAACAAAACATAATGTATTTACAATTCTGTAAATTGTGCCAAGGTTATAAAGCTCCTAGGTCACATCACTGTCGCAAGTGTAACAG GTGTGTGATGAAAATGGATCATCATTGTCCCTGGATCAACAACTGCTGTGGTCACTTGAATCATGCCTACTTCACCAGCTTTCTCCTGCTTGCTCCTCTGGGCTGCGTACATGCTGCATTTATCTTTGTCATGACCATGTACACTCAAATCTATGATAGG ATCTCATTTGGGTGGAGCACAGTGAAGATTGACATGGGGGCTGCTCGGTACATCCACCATCCCATTATGCCTTTCAGCATTGCAGCATTTGCAGCCACTCTCTTTGCCTTGGGACTGGCACTGGGTACCACAATTGCTGTCGGCATGCTGTTTTTTATACAG ATGAAGGTGATTCTTCGAAacaaaacctcaatagaagtatGGATTGAGGAGAAA GCCAAAGACAGAATCCAGTACTACCAAACAGGTGAAGAGTTCATCTTCCCCTATGACCTGGGAAGCCGATTGGAGAACTTTAAGCAGGTGTTCACCTGGTCTGGTACCCATGTAGGAGATGGAATCGAATGGCCTGTACATGAAATGTGTCACCAGTATACACTAACC ATTGAGCAGCTGAAGCAAAAACATGATAAACGGCAGAGAAGT GTGGAATACAGAGTTGTGGAAGACTACAATGGGGCTTGTTGCCCACTGGGGAAGGGGCTTAACACTTTCTTTAGGACACCTTGTACTGAGGAGCCCAGGATTAAACTCACAAAGGGGGAAACCATCTTTGCTACAAGAGGAACAAA GTGGTGGATGTACGGAGACAAAGTTTTGAATGAGGAACAGGCAAAAG CTGAAGTTTGCATTAAAGGATGGTTTCCAAGGCGATGTGTCGAGAAGTGTCACTATGGCTCGACGAATGATTCgacaagtgaagaaaaaaaagaacaatga